In the genome of Pontibacter actiniarum, the window TGGCTGTAGCTGATCTGGTTCAGGCCCTGGGAGTACGTTTTGCCATCTACCGAGGCAATGGCCGTCAGCTGCGCCTCCTGCTGTTTTTTTGGCGGGTACACCATAAAGGCTATTTGCTGCTCAGCCCCTTTGTTCTGCAAGTTAAAAGGCACAGCGGCTGGTTCAGCACGCCAGCCTTTGGGCAGCTGCAGCCTCAGTTCGCCGCTTACTTTGTCCTTGCCGGCTTTTACCAGCACCTGCACCTGCTTCGGCTCCTGGCCTGCAAACATAAACACGTGCTCCTTCAGGTTTACGAACACCGGCGGCGTCACGACGAACGGCCGGTATACTTCCCCCGCCACCGGGTCGGTGCGCTTATGCACGACAGGCACGCTTACCTGCAGCGGCTCCCCGGCCACCTGTAAAGTAAAGACAGCCTGGGCTGCAGGGGCATTTTCCGGCAGGCCCACCTGCTGCTGCTGCTCTACTGCAAACATGCCCAGAGAGCCGGGCTTGCGCAGCCAGTACGGCTGCGAATAAGCCATACTTTGCGGAAGCACTTTCCGCGCGCTGTACTTCAGGGGCTCGTTATTTTTAAGGCTGATGTTAAGTGTGGTGTCTGTATTAGCAAAACTGTAGCGGACACTTTGCAGCGTAACCGGCTCCGCCGAGCGGTTAACGGCCTCTACCTGTAGCTCTACAGGCTGGCCGGGGGCAGCGGCGAAGTCGGCAGCCGTTACCTCCAGGTACAGGCCCAGCGCGTACTGCACCACATCCTGCAGCTCCTCCAGCTTCACGCGCTTCCAATAGCTATCGGGCAGTTTCTCCAGCTCTTTTTTGGCCGCGATAAGCGTCGGCACCACGCTGGCAGGTTCAGAGGGCTTATACCCCTCGATGGCCTTGCGGATAAGCTGCTGCACTTTCTCTCCCCCCTTCACTCGGCCCCAACTGGTGTTGATTCCTTCAAACAGCTCCTGCTGCGCCTTGTCGCCTGCCGTGTGCTGCAGGTACTCTATACTTGTTCCACGTGTACCGCTCGCGCCAAACCCCTGGCTTTTGTGCATGCTGCGGCTCTCGGCGGCAATCTCTCCGTAAGACTTGCCCAGCAGCGGGTTGTAGCCGCCCACATCTACCTTCAGCAGCGCCTTGCCATGCTTCTCAAATTCTTCCTGGCTCTTAAACGACCACACGCCCGTGTTCCAGAGCAGGCGCCTGGGCTGCCATGTTTCCACATACTTTAGCTGCTCCGGAAACCGCTGGGGGTCAGCAGCGGCCTGAAAGGCTTCCTCGGCAAGTATAGCGGAGGCGCTGTGGTGGCCGTGGCCGGCGCGCTCGTCGGGCGGAAAGCGGGTGATCATCACATCAGGTCGAAACTTTCGGATGGTCCAGACCATATCGGCCAGCACCTGCTCTTTATCCCAGATGGTAAAGGTCTCCTCCGGGTTTTTGGAGAAGCCGAAGTCGTTGGCCCGGGTGAAGAACTGGCGGCCGCCGTCGGTACGGCGCGCCTGCAGCAGCTCCTGCGTACGGATAATGCCCAGCCCCTCCCGTATCTCCGGCCCTACCAGGTTCTGCCCCCCGTCGCCGCGGGTAACGGCCAGGTAGCCGGTATTATAGAGCTTCTCGTTGCTCAGGTAAGCGATCAGGCGGGTATTTTCATCGTCCGGGTGCGCGGCCACATAGAGCACCGAGCCCAGCACGTTCAGCCTTTGCAGCTCCTGCAGCACCTGGGCCGAAGATGGTTTCCGGGGCACCTGCGCATGTAGGGGCTGCAGGCAGGCCAGCAGCGCGAGGGTGAACAGCAGGGTCCGGAGTCGGGAAAAGTATAGCTTCATAGTATGGGTTGTACAAGCACTAACGCGGCAGAGCAATCTACCGGCATTGTAAAGCTAATCATTTCTGAGGATGGATGGTACGCCAGAAGCGGCCTATCTGACAGAAAGTGCAACTTCTGAGATGAACGGCGGCTATGGCTTCCTATACTTCTGATACCGCAAAAAGCACCTAATTCTGCCTTGCGGGGTATAATTCCAAGTATATATGTAAAAAATCAAGATTTAATTAGGATATATATTAGCAACACCCTATGTTTGTATCGCACACTAGAACTTTTTCTCGATTTCTTTTCAATTTCATAACCAAACCCATGTGGTAGCGGTAACGTATCTACTTCCTGATCATCTGATCCCGGATTTGTAGAAATACGTGTCCCCTATCCTGTTATGTGACAGAGATTCTATGCCCGTTCAAAGAGAAAGTGACATCAACGACTTTGCGTTTGAATACTTACGCAACCATTATATTGCCCAGCAAGGCAACAGCCACGTGCTTGTGGATCGCCATGAGCAGACGAAACAAGGCTATGTTTCGGAAGGGCTGTTTTCCTTCAAAGGCAAGGACGAGAAGCTGTTTATAGCCTCGCTCCACACCCACAACTCCCCGAAAATATCCCGGGCACTCACATGCTATAAGAAAAAGGGACTTAGCAAGTTACGCTACGCCTTGTTCCTGCTGGTGCTGGCTGGGGCCTTTATGGCGGGCTGGCAGGTAGCCCAACTGGCCCTCTGGATAGCCATTCCGGCTGCGGTGGTGCTGGCAACCGCCTGCTTTGTGCTCCACACCCTACTGGAGAAGAGGTACCGCCTGCACCAGCTGGCCTCCCTGCTCGATGAGCTAAAAAGGACGCCGGCCGATGAGCAGTGGCTGGGCCTTTCGATGAGTAGCCTCACCTTCCGTAACAACAGTCTTGCGAGCCATATGCTGGCCATGTGCGAGCGCCGTGGCATCGGCGTTATCACGGTGGGCAAGCGCGCCAAAGTGGTGCTGATGCAGGAGCCCCGTACCCTTACCTGCCGCCGCGGAGACTTCCTGTCGCACTATGCGGCCGAAGTACGCATCCGGAAAGCGGTGCTGGGCGACTCATACCTGCGCGTGGCCTAAGCAAAAAACCTCCTTCTGTAAGTAATTAAAGCCCTCTTGCACACTGCCAACGCAACAAGAGGGCTTTTGCTTTAGTACAACTAACCTAACCAAACTATGAAAACCTATGACACTCATATTAATTATTATACTTGTTATTGCACTGATTATCGGCGTAATCTGGTTTAAATCGAAAACACCGAAACACTAAGCCCCTGCCGCAGGTACTCCTCCACATGAGCACGCGCTACATTCTCAACTTTCTGCAACAGCTACAGCAGCACAACAGCAAGGCCTGGATGGACGCACACCGGGAGGAGTACCTGCAGGCAAAAACGTACTTTCAGGAGGCGGTGGGGTACCTGATCGCTCAGCTACAGCTGTTCGACCCCGCGCTGCACGGGATAACGGTGCAGGAGTCGGTTTTCCGGATTAACAAAAACGACTTCTCCAAAAAGGGGGAGGCTCCTTACAAAGGCCACTTTGGCGCCGGTATTTCGCCAGGCGGCCGCCACTCCCCTTACCCCAACTACGTACTGCTGCTGGAGCCCGGAAAATCCCGGATCGGCGGCGGCATACGCAAGCCAAGCACAAAACAGCTGGAGCTGATCCGCGAGGAAATAGACTACAGCCCCGGCGTGCTGCGGCAGCTACTGGAAGAGCCAACGTTTAAAGCCACGTTTGGGGAGCTGCGCGACGACATGCGCAAGCAACCGCCCAAAGGCTTCGACAAAACGCACCCGGAGTTGGAGCTGCTAAAACACAACGGCTTTCAGGTGCTGCATTACTTCCGTGATGAGGAAGTAACGGCGCCCGACTTTCTGGACAGGCTGCCCCCGATGTTCCGGCAGGTGAAGCCCCTCCATGATTTTCTGAACACCTCCTTAACCGAACTATAGTGAAAAGAACGTCTCTCCTTTACCTGTCTTGCCTCCTGCTGCTAGGCACGCTGCTAAGCGGCTGCGAAGAACCGAAGCGTATTCCGGACACACTGCCGGACGTGTACGGCTACATCACCGACATCAAACGCACCGCCACTAACGGCAAAGTGGCAAAAGCCGT includes:
- a CDS encoding PIG-L family deacetylase, translating into MKLYFSRLRTLLFTLALLACLQPLHAQVPRKPSSAQVLQELQRLNVLGSVLYVAAHPDDENTRLIAYLSNEKLYNTGYLAVTRGDGGQNLVGPEIREGLGIIRTQELLQARRTDGGRQFFTRANDFGFSKNPEETFTIWDKEQVLADMVWTIRKFRPDVMITRFPPDERAGHGHHSASAILAEEAFQAAADPQRFPEQLKYVETWQPRRLLWNTGVWSFKSQEEFEKHGKALLKVDVGGYNPLLGKSYGEIAAESRSMHKSQGFGASGTRGTSIEYLQHTAGDKAQQELFEGINTSWGRVKGGEKVQQLIRKAIEGYKPSEPASVVPTLIAAKKELEKLPDSYWKRVKLEELQDVVQYALGLYLEVTAADFAAAPGQPVELQVEAVNRSAEPVTLQSVRYSFANTDTTLNISLKNNEPLKYSARKVLPQSMAYSQPYWLRKPGSLGMFAVEQQQQVGLPENAPAAQAVFTLQVAGEPLQVSVPVVHKRTDPVAGEVYRPFVVTPPVFVNLKEHVFMFAGQEPKQVQVLVKAGKDKVSGELRLQLPKGWRAEPAAVPFNLQNKGAEQQIAFMVYPPKKQQEAQLTAIASVDGKTYSQGLNQISYSHIPAQVTFPEATAKIVKLDLQKRGQRVGYLMGAGDEIPASLQQIGYEVTLLQDENMRLDYLKQFDAIILGVRAYNTVDRIKFYQPTLLDYVKQGGNLIVQYNTNHSLVMPGIAPYPLQLSRDRVTVEDAEVRFLQPNHPVLNTPNKITKEDFEGWVQERGLYFPNAWDAAFTPILSSNDPGEPARDGGLLVAKYGKGYYIYTGYSWFRELPAGVPGAYRLFSNLISLGKESPAAGEAKSSIK
- a CDS encoding DUF2461 domain-containing protein; the protein is MSTRYILNFLQQLQQHNSKAWMDAHREEYLQAKTYFQEAVGYLIAQLQLFDPALHGITVQESVFRINKNDFSKKGEAPYKGHFGAGISPGGRHSPYPNYVLLLEPGKSRIGGGIRKPSTKQLELIREEIDYSPGVLRQLLEEPTFKATFGELRDDMRKQPPKGFDKTHPELELLKHNGFQVLHYFRDEEVTAPDFLDRLPPMFRQVKPLHDFLNTSLTEL